In Mus musculus strain C57BL/6J chromosome 1, GRCm38.p6 C57BL/6J, a single genomic region encodes these proteins:
- the Hes6 gene encoding transcription cofactor HES-6 isoform 2 (isoform 2 is encoded by transcript variant 2) → MAPSQAPSRDRAGQEDEDRWEARGDRKARKPLVEKKRRARINESLQELRLLLAGTEAKLENAEVLELTVRRVQGALRGRAREREQLQAEASERFAAGYIQCMHEVHTFVSTCQAIDATVSAELLNHLLESMPLREGSSFQDLLGDSLAGLPGGSGRSSWPPGGSPESPLSSPPGPGDDLCSDLEEIPEAELNRVPAEGPDLVSTSLGSLTAARRAQSVWRPW, encoded by the exons GGAGGATGAGGACCGCTGGGAAGCACGGGGGGACCGCAAG GCCCGGAAGCCCCTGGTGGAGAAGAAGCGACGCGCACGGATCAACGAGAGTCTTCAGGAGCTGCGGCTGCTGCTGGCCGGTACCGAG GCCAAGCTAGAGAACGCCGAGGTTCTGGAGCTGACCGTGAGGCGCGTGCAGGGCGCGCTGCGAGGCCGGGCGCGCG AGCGGGAGCAGCTGCAGGCTGAAGCAAGCGAGCGCTTCGCTGCTGGCTACATCCAGTGCATGCATGAGGTGCACACGTTCGTGTCCACGTGCCAAGCCATCGATGCCACTGTCTCAGCTGAACTCCTGAACCACCTGCTAGAATCCATGCCGCTGCGTGAGGGTAGCAGCTTTCAGGATCTGCTGGGGGactccctagctgggctgcctggaGGCTCTGGGAGGAGCAGCTGGCCTCCAGGAGGGTCCCCAGAATCCCCATTGTCCAGTCCCCCAGGTCCCGGGGACGACCTGTGTTCTGACCTAGAGGAGATCCCAGAGGCTGAACTAAACCGGGTGCCTGCTGAGGGGCCGGATTTGGTGTCTACATCCTTAGGCAGCCTGACTGCAGCTCGCCGGGCTCAGAGTGTGTGGAGGCCTTGGTGA
- the Hes6 gene encoding transcription cofactor HES-6 isoform 1 (isoform 1 is encoded by transcript variant 1), whose amino-acid sequence MAPSQAPSRDRAGQEDEDRWEARGDRKARKPLVEKKRRARINESLQELRLLLAGTEVQAKLENAEVLELTVRRVQGALRGRAREREQLQAEASERFAAGYIQCMHEVHTFVSTCQAIDATVSAELLNHLLESMPLREGSSFQDLLGDSLAGLPGGSGRSSWPPGGSPESPLSSPPGPGDDLCSDLEEIPEAELNRVPAEGPDLVSTSLGSLTAARRAQSVWRPW is encoded by the exons GGAGGATGAGGACCGCTGGGAAGCACGGGGGGACCGCAAG GCCCGGAAGCCCCTGGTGGAGAAGAAGCGACGCGCACGGATCAACGAGAGTCTTCAGGAGCTGCGGCTGCTGCTGGCCGGTACCGAG GTGCAGGCCAAGCTAGAGAACGCCGAGGTTCTGGAGCTGACCGTGAGGCGCGTGCAGGGCGCGCTGCGAGGCCGGGCGCGCG AGCGGGAGCAGCTGCAGGCTGAAGCAAGCGAGCGCTTCGCTGCTGGCTACATCCAGTGCATGCATGAGGTGCACACGTTCGTGTCCACGTGCCAAGCCATCGATGCCACTGTCTCAGCTGAACTCCTGAACCACCTGCTAGAATCCATGCCGCTGCGTGAGGGTAGCAGCTTTCAGGATCTGCTGGGGGactccctagctgggctgcctggaGGCTCTGGGAGGAGCAGCTGGCCTCCAGGAGGGTCCCCAGAATCCCCATTGTCCAGTCCCCCAGGTCCCGGGGACGACCTGTGTTCTGACCTAGAGGAGATCCCAGAGGCTGAACTAAACCGGGTGCCTGCTGAGGGGCCGGATTTGGTGTCTACATCCTTAGGCAGCCTGACTGCAGCTCGCCGGGCTCAGAGTGTGTGGAGGCCTTGGTGA
- the Hes6 gene encoding transcription cofactor HES-6 isoform 3 (isoform 3 is encoded by transcript variant 3), which translates to MHEVHTFVSTCQAIDATVSAELLNHLLESMPLREGSSFQDLLGDSLAGLPGGSGRSSWPPGGSPESPLSSPPGPGDDLCSDLEEIPEAELNRVPAEGPDLVSTSLGSLTAARRAQSVWRPW; encoded by the coding sequence ATGCATGAGGTGCACACGTTCGTGTCCACGTGCCAAGCCATCGATGCCACTGTCTCAGCTGAACTCCTGAACCACCTGCTAGAATCCATGCCGCTGCGTGAGGGTAGCAGCTTTCAGGATCTGCTGGGGGactccctagctgggctgcctggaGGCTCTGGGAGGAGCAGCTGGCCTCCAGGAGGGTCCCCAGAATCCCCATTGTCCAGTCCCCCAGGTCCCGGGGACGACCTGTGTTCTGACCTAGAGGAGATCCCAGAGGCTGAACTAAACCGGGTGCCTGCTGAGGGGCCGGATTTGGTGTCTACATCCTTAGGCAGCCTGACTGCAGCTCGCCGGGCTCAGAGTGTGTGGAGGCCTTGGTGA